CCAGGGCGGGGCTGAGCGAGAGGCTCGAAAATACCTCACTCTTCTAAAGAAGTATGAAAAGAAAGGGCATTTGTATTTACTGCTCAACCAGGACACCATCAGTCAGGCTGAACTCTTTGCGCTGCAATTGAAAGCAGGCAACAACGTGACCACGATCGGTCAGCCCACTAAAGGCATGCTCAACTACGGCAGTAACTATGGCACCTTGCAGACACTGACTGGGGGGACTACTTGTGTCCAACCAACTGATATGAAAAACGGGGCTAAGCTGTTGGCCTACGAGGATTATGGCATCAGCCCCGACATACTGCTGAGCAACGGCTCCAACTGACTCAATCAAATTTTGCAAACCATCGAAGCCCAGAAATAGTGTTCACTCGTATCACTTTTTGCTGTAAATAGGTCTTGCTGATCAACCCTAGCGATCTTCTAATTGATATGGCTTTGGTCAGCGTTGACAGCCAAACCACTTTCTCATCTAATGTTTAGTTTAGCAACTGGCTGGGCGGTGTAGTCGTGGTCATAACTTTTTAACCATAGGGTAATAAAACCGACTGAGTAGACCTAACAGGATTTTGCTAGACAACGTTATGGAAGATCTCACCAGTGAAACTCGTCAGCTGGTCTGGTTAGCTCTATCAGACTTCTATGCAGATAATGAATTGCAAGCTTCTGGTTTGGCTTATATCCAGCGAATATTTGCCCAAAGCAGTTGCTCGCAAGCTGAGATTAAACGAATCAACTACGAAGAAGTGACCCCGTGTTGCTCAGAAACTTGGGGCGTGTAGCTGGCGTTTGGCAATGCTTTGATAAGGTGTGGCTCATTGATCAGATCAATACCCGATTCAATCACCCTCATGACAATCAGTCCTAGTGACTTCGCTGGTGGTTATGATGTCGACAAGTAGACTGCCACACGAAGCCCTGTTTTGAGGTAATCTTTGGCTCAGAAGTCTGATTTGTTTCGATAAAGCAAAAAGCCAAGACCGATCATATTTACTGACAAGGGCGTGCTTTCAGATACAGTCTTGTAAGAAGTTGCCAAGTGGTGATGTAGGTTAAGGTACAACACTTTAGGCAAGCTACTTGCAAATTAGTTTCTGTCTCTTTATACCTTGATTTTACTATCTGCCCAGTGATCCTGCTTCAAAATACCAACCATCGCAGCTCAATCAACGAATATAAACCCTTGCAAAAGCGTAGAAAACCAGTCAAGGCAGCTTTGTTTTAAACGAGCCATTTTGAAAATGAACGGTTTCTGCTGCATCAGACGTAAGCTGCCTGCGAGTGTCTCGCAGTAACATAACCTCGAAAGTACCTTCCATTTCACCACTTTGTGGGTCATATCTCGTAATCTTGATTGTGGCCGTCCTGGTTAAGTCTGGTTGATATTGATCTCGAATTATATCACCCCCGATCAAGGTCGTAAAGCTAACCCCTACTTGATTCGGACTCGCCGAACAAGGCTGGTGCGTTGAAAGAGCGTAGACGCCAACCGCTAGGGGGATTCTGGTGAAACTGAGGGATTGATCCCCGCAATAGCCGGCACAGATAGCAGGCGCTCGCAAGCGGGCTTTGGGGTAAGCTAACTTGTTTTGAATCGTCAGATTGATGGTGTTTGTGCCACACGAGTCACTCGGATTTTTCCAGGCCGTCGAAATACCACTCCAGCCTTGTCCATTCAGAGTCGCCTTGGTATCCTCACCAGCAACAGGATCTGGCGTAGATTTTGAACAGCCTAGTAGCCCAATCAAGGCAATCAAAAGCCACTGGATCGTCTTCATAGAATTGTTTTTCTACTTAGACCTCGTTCGACTCAAAAGCGTTGGAAGGACTGTTATTTACGTATTTATAGGTTAGCTAAGCGCAATACGAATTTAATTGTCGAGGAAGTAAAACGCTGATCTCGGTATCGTAAAAGGATGCTGAATTATTGGTTTTGTAGCCAACTGATTATTGCCTGTGAATAGCTTTCCGGTTTAACAGATTGCTGAAGACTTAAAGTCGTTTTTTCCTTTCTCAGCGCTGCGTTATAGATCTCACCTGCCGCTTGTGAGGTAATTTCTTCATTGACAGCGTTCCTCGGATTAATAATCAACACGTTTCGATTACCT
This window of the Spirosoma oryzicola genome carries:
- a CDS encoding S41 family peptidase, with amino-acid sequence MTAPYLIVDLRDNQGGAEREARKYLTLLKKYEKKGHLYLLLNQDTISQAELFALQLKAGNNVTTIGQPTKGMLNYGSNYGTLQTLTGGTTCVQPTDMKNGAKLLAYEDYGISPDILLSNGSN